The proteins below come from a single Mytilus edulis chromosome 5, xbMytEdul2.2, whole genome shotgun sequence genomic window:
- the LOC139524836 gene encoding uncharacterized protein, producing the protein MDKMLQCVIGVDVGGTNTDAVILQIDCKQSQVLSSAKSITTKDVTTGISHAILLAISQRNKQQELAIQRVNIGTTHFVNAVVQRKELTKVTVIRLCGTASRQVPPFSDFPPDLASYLNGGTHFVGGGYQVDGSEISPIDRLEVLKIVSESYKEGIANFVICGIFSPLRKDQEEVVKTIILSKFPDTSITLSHEIGQTSLIERENAAILNESLKPLCKKTIKGFKDALFSLKLTCPLYLTQNDGTVVGEEYALEHPVCTFASGPTNSMRGAAFLSGIKDGVVVDIGGTTTDVGILRKGFPREASTEIKIGGVRTNFRMPDVHSIGLGGGSYVGQQKEDDRCVVTVGPRSAGYNIMNEAFIFQNDTSSCKMDCLTATDLAVAAGHSTLGNSANVSHLSRDLVEQGIQKIKSMVEIAIDSVKLSAEPLPVILVGGGGIILDIQKGLVGASELLFPSHFEVANAVGAALSQMSGSVEYVVHLGEEISEEDINAKTTNEMEINPGENYDDVKKRIRKAIMEEAIRKAKEDGIKFATDVAVQGGVDKETIIILEKSDNPITYLPGDATRINCKVVGDMQSVNEGTTVIIDEDFILPSEQTFANSSKFEKEQTEHIINTEKQDGIIEQSAPFINENDEWILSVYDIECIGIGAGILGCGGGGSPNLGKVLAKRAIIDGKQIKIVNPDTFFRYRSENNDLIALPAFMGAPYVVSEKLVSGEILTALQCMKDIFQVGQYQDGDLHSKDGVDIETGNGCTYIKDYAKNPKGDGGTITNLEGKKNIVGLMGAEIGGLNAIEPLLVGAELGLPVLDCDGMGRAFPELQMFCPFIYGAKPYPATLADDKGRRAVALHMDTAKDLETFFRQETIEMGCMAGIIFSTLTKSEVLNKTILLSYSRAWNLGNIIMTSRKEKKDPIEAIINHENGKKLISGKITDVRRETTGGFSKGFVDVTGTESFSGQFLFIEFQNENLIARKSTEEKNSPPDVVACTPDLITIVDNDTAEPITTEMVRYGLRCSILVLPVADIMKTPRALEVVGPQAFGYPVNFTPVANYKQPKPVTS; encoded by the coding sequence ATGGATAAAATGTTACAATGTGTCATTGGTGTAGATGTAGGAGGTACCAATACCGATGCTGTCATTTTACAAATTGATTGTAAACAATCCCAAGTCTTGTCGTCTGCTAAATCAATTACAACCAAAGATGTCACTACCGGTATTTCACATGCTATCCTTCTCGCGATCAGTCAGAGAAATAAGCAGCAGGAACTGGCAATACAACGCGTCAATATTGGAACAACACATTTCGTAAACGCAGTAGTCCAGCGAAAAGAACTGACAAAAGTTACGGTTATACGATTATGCGGAACAGCATCACGACAAGTGCCGCCATTTTCTGATTTTCCTCCTGATTTAGCTTCATACTTAAATGGTGGGACGCACTTCGTCGGTGGAGGCTATCAGGTTGATGGAAGTGAAATTTCACCCATTGATAGACTTGAAGTTTTAAAGATAGTTTCAGAGTCATACAAAGAAGGCATTGCAAATTTTGTGATTTGTGGGATATTTTCTCCGTTACGGAAAGATCAGGAAGAGGTAGTAAAAACTATAATCCTATCTAAATTTCCAGATACAAGCATAACATTATCGCACGAGATAGGTCAAACAAGTCTGATAGAAAGAGAAAATGCCGCTATTCTGAATGAAAGCTTGAAACCATTGTGCAAAAAAACTATCAAAGGGTTTAAAGACGCTTTGTTCAGTTTAAAACTTACATGTCCATTATACCTTACGCAGAATGATGGTACAGTAGTCGGAGAAGAATACGCTTTGGAACATCCGGTTTGTACTTTTGCATCTGGACCGACAAACAGCATGAGAGGAGCCGCATTCCTGTCAGGAATCAAAGATGGTGTTGTTGTTGATATAGGTGGAACAACAACAGATGTTGGAATTCTAAGGAAAGGGTTTCCAAGAGAAGCATCTACAGAAATAAAGATCGGCGGTGTAAGAACAAACTTCCGAATGCCTGATGTGCACAGTATAGGTCTAGGAGGTGGTTCGTATGTAGGACAACAAAAGGAAGATGACAGATGTGTAGTCACAGTTGGACCTAGGAGTGCTGGATATAACATAATGAACGAGgcatttatatttcaaaacgATACATCATCGTGCAAAATGGATTGTTTGACCGCCACAGATTTAGCGGTTGCTGCTGGACATTCCACCTTGGGTAACTCGGCTAATGTTTCTCATTTGTCACGTGACCTGGTCGAGCAAGGGatccaaaaaataaaatctatggTAGAAATTGCTATTGACAGCGTCAAACTGTCAGCAGAACCACTTCCAGTTATATTAGTCGGCGGTGGTGGAATAATTTTAGATATACAGAAGGGATTAGTAGGAGCATCAGAACTCCTTTTCCCGAGTCATTTTGAAGTTGCAAATGCCGTCGGAGCAGCCTTGAGTCAGATGTCTGGATCAGTAGAATATGTTGTTCATTTAGGTGAGGAGATTAGCGAAGAAGATATTAATGCCAAAACTACAAATGAAATGGAAATTAATCCTGGAGAAAATTATGACGATGTCAAGAAAAGAATTAGAAAAGCCATCATGGAGGAGGCGATACGTAAAGCAAAAGAAGACGGAATTAAATTTGCAACAGACGTGGCAGTGCAAGGTGGTGTCGACAAAGAAACCATTATCATATTAGAAAAATCCGACAATCCGATAACTTACTTACCTGGAGATGCTACCAGAATCAACTGTAAGGTAGTAGGTGACATGCAATCGGTTAATGAGGGTACTACTGTTATCATTGACGAAGATTTTATCCTTCCCTCCGAACAGACGTTTGCAAATTCTAGTAAGTTCGAGAAAGAACAGACTGAACACATAATAAATACCGAAAAGCAGGATGGAATTATAGAACAAAGTGCTCCTTTcattaatgaaaatgatgaaTGGATTCTTTCAGTATACGATATTGAATGTATAGGAATAGGAGCGGGGATATTAGGTTGTGGTGGTGGTGGATCTCCAAACCTTGGTAAAGTCTTAGCAAAACGTGCAATAATCGATGGCAAGCAAATAAAAATCGTTAATCCAGATACTTTTTTTAGGTACAGAAGTGAAAATAACGATTTGATTGCTTTGCCTGCCTTCATGGGTGCTCCTTATGTTGTTTCAGAAAAATTAGTGAGTGGTGAAATATTAACTGCCCTTCAATGTATGAAGGATATATTTCAAGTAGGACAATACCAGGATGGCGATCTTCATAGCAAAGATGGCGTTGATATTGAAACAGGCAATGGTTGTACATACATTAAGGACTACGCGAAGAACCCGAAAGGAGACGGTGGAACGATCACTAACTTAGAAGGAAAAAAGAACATCGTCGGCCTTATGGGTGCTGAAATAGGAGGACTGAATGCCATTGAACCTTTATTGGTTGGAGCAGAGTTGGGATTGCCTGTTCTTGATTGCGATGGGATGGGCAGGGCTTTCCCAGAACTACAGATGTTTTGTCCTTTTATTTATGGTGCCAAACCGTATCCTGCCACACTAGCAGACGATAAAGGTAGAAGAGCTGTAGCATTACATATGGATACTGCTAAAGACCTAGAAACTTTTTTCAGACAGGAGACTATCGAAATGGGTTGCATGGCGGGAATCATTTTTTCAACCCTCACAAAAAGTgaagttttaaataaaacaatcttGTTATCATACAGCAGAGCATGGAATCTTGGAAACATAATAATGACGTCGCGGAAGGAGAAAAAAGATCCGATAGAAGCAATAATAAACCATGAGAACGGTAAAAAGTTGATATCGGGGAAAATAACAGACGTTAGACGCGAGACAACAGGAGGTTTCAGCAAAGGTTTTGTTGATGTAACTGGAACTGAAAGTTTTTCTGGACAATTTCTCTtcattgaatttcaaaatgagaaTCTGATTGCACGTAAAAGTACCGAAGAGAAAAATAGCCCACCAGATGTCGTTGCTTGTACCCCTGATTTGATAACAATTGTAGACAACGATACTGCCGAACCCATTACTACTGAAATGGTTCGTTATGGGCTTAGGTGCTCTATCTTGGTGTTGCCTGTAGCAGATATAATGAAGACGCCAAGAGCCTTGGAAGTAGTCGGACCACAGGCTTTTGGATATCCTGTTAACTTTACCCCTGTCGCAAATTATAAACAACCTAAGCCGGTTACTTCTTAA